The DNA segment CGAGGGCAGGATTGTCGTCGAACAGAACGTTCTCGCGGTAAGGAGCCAAGGCCGGGTCGCCATTTTTGAAACCGGCGCGCCGTTTCGAGATACCGGTTCGAATCCGCTGCATGCGGGGCTCGTTTCCGCGGGTTTTGAGCTGGATCGGATCGACGCAATTATTCCTACGCATGCTCATCTCGATCATGTTGGGGGAATAATGGCCCCGGCCGGGCACAGAAACTTCCGCAATGCCGCAATTCATCTTCATGCGTCCGACGTTGAATTTTGGCTTGCCGACGAACGGCTTGGCACGCGCGGGGAGCATTCGGCACTGGTGGCTCGTCGCAATCTCGTGCCCAACCTCGATCGATTGGAGTTTCACGTCGACGACCAGGAGACGTTTCCAAACGTCACTGCAATGCACACACCGGGCCACACGGTTGGACATACGAGCTTTGTGATTGGTTCTGGTAATGACTTTCTCTTTGTCGTTGGCGATATCGTTCATCACCAGTGTCAGCTCGCCCACCCTCGCATGAAAATGCTATTCGATACGGATCCTGACGCGGGCGTCGAAACGCGCGTTAGAATGCTGGAGTATCTAGCGTTGCGCTCAATGCCGGCATTCTTCTACCACTTCCCGTTTCCAGGTCTCGGCTATGTCGAACGCGTCGGTGATGGCTATCGCTTTTCTCCGCTGTCAGATCGCAAATGGGGCTGAAGGCTGACGGGCGCGCGATCAGAACGCCAGTCTGCTGCCAGCCTTCCTGCGAAGAACCGTCAACCGCCCGTGACATTCATGTGGCGGGGAACCGTCAGCACACTGCGACTGCGATCAATGACGAAGTCATGTCCCTTCGGTTTGCGTGCGATCGCGTCGTCGATCGCAGCATTGAGGATCGCGTCGTCCTCGGCACGGAGAACCGCACCCAACTCGGCGGCATCGTTCTGTCCGAGGCACATGTACAGCGTGCCGGTACACGTAACTCGCACGCGGTTGCAGCTTTCGCAGAAATTGTGGGTCAGCGGGGTAATCAGACCCAGACGGCCTTTGGTTTCGGCGACTTCGATGTAGCGCGCCGGTCCGCCCGTTTCGTACGGGATGTCCCTCAGTGTAAATTGATTTTCCAGCGCGGCACGGACTTGTGTCAGCGGCAGATAGCGATCAGTACGATCCTCATCGATGTCGCCCAGCGGCATCGTCTCTATCAGCGTCAGATCCATGCCTCGACCATGGGCGAACCGGAGGATATCGGGGATCTCAAGATCGTTCACGCCCTTTAGCGCGACCGTGTTCAGCTTGACCTTCAGGCCTGCCTCTTGTGCGGCGTCGAGCCCCTCCATTACCCTGGAGTAGTCGCCCCAGCGCGTAATCCTGCGAAACGTGTCCGGATCGAGGGTATCGAGAGAAACATTGATGCGACGAACGCCGCACTCATAGAGTTCGGAGGCAAAGCGGACAAGCTGAGAGCCATTCGTCGTCAGGGTCAGTTCTTCGAGCCCGGTTCCCACCTGCTTCCCGAGTTCTCGCACGAGCGACATGATGTTCTTGCGTACCAGCGGCTCCCCACCGGTCAGGCGAATTTTTGTCACACCCTTCGCAATGAAAGCCGAGCAAAGACGGGCGAGTGCCTCAAGGGTCAGCAGATCCTTCTTCGGCAGAAAGGTCATGTTTTCCGCCATGCAGTAGGTGCAGCGGAAATCGCATCGATCCGTGACCGACACTCGCAAGTAGGTAACTGGCCGACCAAACGGGTCTACCAAGGGTGTGGGCCTGGCATCCTTGACGTAACTACTCTGCTGGCCGTTCAAACGATCATTCATCGAGATTTCCGTCTCATTCAAACGTTGCCAGGCGTGTCGCCGCAATGTCGGCAAGGACCGAAAGCGCCAGCGAGGAGGAATCCCGCGCGGGGCCAAACATGCCGATCGGCGCCTTGAGCCGAGAAAAGCCGGTCACTCGGTGACCGAGCGCCGCCAATCGTTCGATCCGTCTACCGTGAGTTCTGGTGCTTCCGAGCGCGCCTATGTAGAAAGCCGGGCTCTCCATGGCGATTGGCAGAACCAGCATTTCCTTCTCAAGGTCGTGATGCAATACGACGACGGCTGAAAACGCGTCTATCTCCTGTCTGGCGATCCTGTCTGCCCTATTGATCGGCAAGAGCACGACGTCATAGCCGGCAACTTCTGCCAGTCTGGCGACGCTTTGCGCCTCAAGGGTCTGTCCCGAAATGACTACCCGGGTTTGCGGTCGATAAACCGATATGAAGTCTTCTCCGAGCCAGCCCGCCCGTCGAGGAGCCACCACAGGAACCAAGGATTGCTTACTCGGCGAATAGCGCAGAGCCGCTCGCTGGCGTCGTTTCAGGTGATCGAGCACCAGTTCGAGGTTGTCGATCTCCCGCAGAATGTGAATGGCGACGGTTATCCCACCCCCGCAGGGCAAAACGATATCCATGAATGGCGACCCGTCGCCAAAGCTGACGGTGCGGTCGCGTCCTTCCCTCATCGCCTGCAGAGCTTCAAAGGCCACCGCTGCTTCAACGCACCCTCCGGATACATAGCCAGCGAAGCGGCCGTCGTCCGCGATGATGACGTGTGAGCCGAGCGCGCGTGCTGCCCCGCCCCGGATGCCGACAAGTGTCCCGATGGCCACAGGGCCACGCCTGAAGCTCTCGACAGCGAATGCAAGGAGTTCCGCCGGGTCATCGGCGTCAAACGCCCTTGTTGGAGCGGGCAAGACTTCGAGTCCAAACTCATTCTTCAAGGCCAATCCCCTGATTGTTGCTGTCGCGGTCGTTCACGCGATTGCCTCATTGGACGTCTCTGGGTTCCGCCGCTCTGGATCGGGCCGGCTAAGGCGATACGCGGCAACGAGGCCACCGCGCATCGCTAGACGACATTAAACCCTCAGCAGTGTCTTGATCGCGCGGCGCTCGTCCATCGCGCGATAACCTTCGGCGACGTCAGCGAGGGGAACCTCGAGATCGAAGACCTTTCCCGGATTGATCTCACGGTTCAGCACCAGATCCATGAGGTAGGGGAGGTAGCGGCGGACGGGAGCTGGTCCGCCCATCAGGCTCTTCTGGGCAAAGAACAAGTTCTGTCCGTCGATCTGAACGCCATGCGGAACCCCGACAAAGCCGATATGCCCGCCGGGACGAGCGCAGTTCATCGCCTGCGTCATGGCTTCTTGCGTTCCTACGCATTCAAGAACGGATTCGGCGCCCACTCCGCCCGTCAGTTCCTTGATCCGGGCCACGCCTTCGTCGCCTCGTTCCGAGACGATATGTGTGGCTCCGAATTCAAGCGCGAGATCCTGGCGGCTTTTGTGGCGGCTCATGGCGATGATCTTCTCGGCTCCCATTTGCTTGGCGGAAAGCACGCCCATCAGGCCGACCGCACCGTCACCGACGACGACCGCCGTCGAGCCAGGCTGGACTCGTGCCGCATCAGCCGCATACCAGCCGGTACCAAGGACATCCGAAACGGCCAGAAGGCTCGGAATGAGGTCATCGGACGGCATCTCCGGAGTTGCGACCAGAGTACCGTCAGCAAGTGGAATTCGGGCAAACGGCGCCTGCGCACCGGACATAAACTCCCGCTGTTCGCAGGAAGACGGGAAACCGAAGCGGCAATGCGGGCAGGTATTGTCGGAGATGCAGAATGATCCCACGACGAACTGGCCAGGTTTCACAGTCTTGACCTCGTCGCCGACTTCGACGACGACGCCGCAATACTCATGCCCCATATGGGCCGGCCCACTCATCGGCTGGAGCCCACGGTAGGGCCAGAGATCGGAGCCGCAAACGCAAGACGCCGCCAACTTGATGATGGCGTCGGTGGGTTTTTGAATTCTTGGTTCGGCGACCTCCTCGCAACGGATATCGCCTTTGCCGTGCAGAACCGTAGCCAGCATGTTTCACTCCCTTTCGATGGTGTCAGGACAGACGCTCTATGTGAAGCGGAAATTCGCCGCGCGTCAGCAGCGGCTCGACGCCGCCATCAATGCGACCGAGCCGAATGAGGTCTCTGGTGGAGACGTAATTTCCGTAGAAGAAGGCGAGATTGCCCCATGGGATGTAGTAGCAGAGGTCGCCTGGGGCCTCGTTGGGAAACGGCCCTCTTGCTTCCAGATTGAGCTTGCGCGGCAAGTAAGCAATCTTTTCGTTCGGGAAGTCCGAGAACGTCAGATCCAGTGGCAGCATCGAGGCGAAGTCGCGGGCAGACGGATTGTCATAGAGTGTGGCCGTCACGTTGTGACCGGCGAAACCGAGGCGTACCTTCATACTCGTCTCCTTATTGGCCCACGCGAGAACCGGCAGAGCTGCGGCGACGACGCTTCCGTCGAGCAAAGTTCGGCGCGTAATCGAGGGGGCCGGCCGCTTCATTTCGAACGGTGCCAATCAATCCACGCCGTCCAGGCGGCCGCCGACGATCCGACCAGAAGAACGGCGGCCAAGGCGAACGAGCTCCACCACCCGCTCCAGTCGAACAAGAAACCACCAGCCGCCGCTCCAGCGGTAATGGCAAACTGGATGACAGCCACCTGGAGGCCCCCGCCCGCTTCTGCGTCATCGTGCAGAACTCTGCTCAGCCAGGTTCTCCATCCGACAGGCGCGGCCGTGCCAAAAAAGCCCCATGCTATTAGAAGGCCAGCGACGGCGATCTTCGTCGAAGCGAATGCCACGAGCACTGCAGCTATCGCCGCCATGACAAGGGGAATGACAACCACGATCGAGTAAAGACGCGTGGCAAGCAGTGAACTGATGGTCCAAGTCCCGGCGACACCGGCGAGCCCCATCAGGAGAAGCACCATCGACAAGGCGGAAACCGAGTAGCCTGAGACAGACTCGAGAAAGGGTCTGAGATAGGTGAAGAGGGCGAACTGCCCCATGAACAGCAACAGGATTGCGGTCATGCCCATTGCGACCTGCCTGCGCTTGAGCAGGCGGAAAACATTGCCGGATGCGGTTCTCTGGCGCGGCGGTAGCGAGGGCATGCTCAGCCATTGCCAGACAAGCGCTATCAGCGCCAAAGGCACCACGAAAAAGAACGCGCCGCGCCATCCGATGTAGTCACCCAGAAAGCTGCCCAGCGGCGCGGATATTGTCGCCGCAATCGCGTTTCCGGCATTCAGCATCGCAAGGCCCTTCGGCACGGCGCTTTGCGGCAGGAGGCGCATGACAATTGCGGTAGACATCGACCAGAAGCCCCCAATCGCGACACCAAGCAGCGCACGACCGATCATCAGGATCGTGTAGTTGGGGGCAAACGCTACGATCAGGCCCGAGGCGACCAGCAGAAACGAAAACGATGAAAGGACAATCTTGCGATCAACGCTCCGTGTGATCCCTGCGATGAACAGGCTCGTTGTCACGGCGAACAGTCCCGAGATCGAAATTGCCTGTCCGGCCTGACCCTCGGTCATTACCAGATCGCGTGCGATCGGCGTCAGAAGGCTGACCGGCATGAACTCGGAGGCGATTAGAACCGCGACGCACAGCGCCATCGAAAAAACGGCACCCCAGGCAGCGACCGGGCTCGTCAAACTTTTCTCGTAGGTCACCTGTGTCATGATGTTCGCCCTTCAGCTCAGGGGGTTTTCTCCCGTCCCAACTGACTAGCACTCTGGAGGCAATCGAATTACCCGCCGCGGTTCGCTTGCATTAATCGAAGTGGCGCATAAATCTGAGACAGATCGAAGTCGGCAGGTGGCGACATCGCGCAACGACGTCGCCACCACGCCAGTTCGTTTTCCAAGCCCTAGTGCGAGCCGAGGAACTCGATAATCGCGCGCCGCTCCTCCGCGTTGTTGAAGCGCTGCGTCATGCGCGTTCCGCGCACCATCGCGCCCGGGCTTGTCAGGAACGTCTCCAAGGTTTCCGGCGTCCAGGTCACGCCGGCTCCTTTGAGGGCGGGAGAATACTTGAAGCCCTCGATACTTCCTGCCGACCGGCCGATCACACCCTGCAGATGAGGTCCAACGCCGTTTCGAGTGGTGGCAAGTTGATGGCAGGCGCCGCAGCGCTGCTGAAATAGCCGCTCGCCTGGCGCGGCATCCGTTGCTTGGGAATGGGCAGGCGCAGCGATGGCTGTCACTATGAGAGAAGCCAATGAGGCAAGGATGAGCGTCTTCAACCGTCGACTTCCTTGAGTTCGAGTTTGGACAGGGGCAGGCTGCGGATGCGCTTGCCGGCGAGCACGGACAGAGCGTTGGCCACCGCCGGTGGAACACCGGGCAGGCCCGGTTCGCCGATACCGCCCATGGGCGCACCGCTTTCTACGATCCGGACATGGACACGCGGCATGCGATCCGGCGTCAGGATCTGATAGCCGTCGTAGTTACGCGCTTGCGGCATGCCGTCGACGTAGACCACTTCCTCAAGGAGGGCCGACGAAAGCCCGAGAGCGACGGCCGAATTCATCTGAGCTTCGATGATTGCGGGATTGACGATGCTGCCCGGATCGATCGCCACCCACACATCGTGAACGGCAATGTCACCTTCCCGCAGCGATACTTCGGCGATCGTCGCAACCTCGCTGCCAAAGGGTGAAGCCATGGCAACCCCTCTCGCCCGCCGGGTGCCGTCTTCGGCAACAAACGGGCCGCGCTTCCACCCGCCGGCGAGATCGGCGACAGCCTCCAGAAGCGTCCTGTGACGCGGACTGCCGGCCAGGAGACGATGGCGCAACTCGTAAGGGTCCTGCTGGCCTGCATCTGCCAACTCATCGAGGAACGTCTCGTAGAAGAAGTCGTTCATCGAGTGACCGACGGAACGCCAGAAGCCGATGATGGCGGGATCATCCACGTGGATCTGGCCGACACGCCGGTTCGGGATCGCATAGACTTTGCCGGCGATACCCTCGACGGCGGAGCTGTCGACTTTATCGGGCTGGCGACCAAACCAGCGGCCCGTGGGTCCTTCTCCGACCGCGACCGCTGAGAGTGCCACCGGCGTGCCGCTGGCATCAAGTCCGCCACGGAAACGGACCGCCGCCATCGGCCTAAGCGCGTCACGCAGGAATTCCTCCTCACGGCTCCAAAGGAGCTTGATCGGACGCCCTACCGCCTTCGCAAGCTGGATAGCCTGCGGATACGGATTCGCTGTCTGATAGAGAAAATGCCGCCCGAAGAAGCCCCCCAGCATCGGCGAGTGAATGATGACTTTTTCCGGAGGAATGCCTGCGACCTTCGCGGCATCGCCCTGGAACATCTCCGGAGCCTGGTTGGGAAGCCAGAGCTCGAGTGACTCATCCTCGTTCCAGCGTGCGAGCGCCGATGGCGGTTCGAGCTGTCCGTGCACCAGATAGGGGGCATCGTAGACCGCCTCGACCACACGCGTTGCACCTGCAAGTGCGCCGGTCGCATCTCCTTCTGTTTCAAAGGCTACACCGTCGCCCGACGTGGCCTTCAACTTTGCCATATGGGCTTCTGACGAGAAATCGGCCGGCATCGGGTGCGAAGCCGTGGAAGCGGTGTCGGTCCAGGTGACCTGCAAGGTCTCGACAGCGCGTCGAGCGCGCCACCAACTGGTCGCGACCACGGCAACTGCGCCCGGAAGTCTGTGGATGGAGTGGAAGCCGGGCATGCCACGTACGTCAGCTTCGTTCTGCATTGACTCTGGCTCGCCGCCAAGCCGCGGGCTGTGCTGGACGGCTGCGTAGAGCATCCCGTCGATCTTCTGATCGATCGAGTATTTCGCTTTGCCCGTCGATTTGTCACGCGCGTCAAGCCGTGCGAACGGCTTGCCGATCCATCGGAAGTTCGCCCGATCACGCAGGGGGACATCCGCGGGCAATGGCAGTCCGGCGGCGGCGTCGGCTATCTCGCCGTAAGGGATAGTGCGACTTGAGGCCGCGTGGATGACTTTACCCGGTTCGGTCGAAAGCTCGGATACTGGCACGCCAAACTTTTCCGCCGCCGCCTGCAGCAGCATATGACGTGCGGAAGCACCGAGCTTACGCATTGTGTCGTAGCTCATGCGGACGGACATGCTGCCGCCCGTGAAACGTCCACCCCCGGTCAGGAGATAATCGGGACCGGGAGGCGCTCCCTCCACGACGAAATTCGTAGGATCAACGTCAAGCTCCTCGCCGACGATCTGCGCCATGGCAGTAAAGATCCCCTGCCCCCCTTCGATGAAGGCACTGCGGAAAAAAACGCTGCTATCGGGCCGGATCTCCAGGAATGCGGCAACGCGGGAGCCTGGTGTGACAGATTCTGGGGCGGCCGCTAGCGCGCGGGTCCGGCCCGCCGGAAGCGTAACCCCAAGAACAAGCGCGCCCAGCGATGCGCCAAGAAAGCCGCGACGGGATACCTTGAAAGGCTTGCCGTTCTCGCTGGCCAAAACTTCGGGAGCAATTGGTGTCATGTCGTTCACGGTGCACTCCGATTAAGCTTGAGCGGCGTCGCGGACGGCCGCGGCGATCGAATTGTAGGTGCCACAGCGACAGAGGTTGACCATCGCGCCTGCAATGTCCTCGTCATTGGGTTTGGGCGTTTGCTTCAGGAGAGCGGTTGCCGCCATGACCTGGCCGGACTGGCAGTAGCCGCATTGGGCAACCTGGTTGGAGACCCAGGCCTCGACGACCTTTTGACCGACCGGATCATCGGCAACTGCTTCGATCGTCATGATCTCGGTGCCGGCGACGCTTTCTACAGGTGTGACGCAAGACCGCGTCGCCTGCCCATCGACAAGCACCGTGCAGGCGCCGCATTGGGCGAGCCCGCAACCATATTTCGTGCCCGTCATTCCGAGCTCGTCTCGGAGAACCCAAAGCAGCGGCGTATCGGGCTCGATGTCGACCTGATGTTTTGTCCCATTGATGGTGAGTTCCATAGTGGTCTCCTCGGGTTGCGCGTGACGGCCTCAAAACAGAGCCGAACTGTCTCACCGCACACGCTACCAAAGGACACGGCTATGGATTAGTTGCCGTGTTTCACTTACATTTATCGATGTAAACCATAAATCAGCTAATGCGGACCAAGTGAGCATCGATGGCCAGAGAAGACTTCAACGACCTCTTATGGTTCCTCGCAGTTGCCGAGGAGCGCAACTTCACGAAAGCGGCCGCCAAACTTGGTATAACCCAGTCGACGCTAAGTCACACGATCAAGCGGCTCGAAACCCGAATGGGGCTGAGACTGCTGACGCGGACCACTCGAAGCGTTGCGCTGACCGAAGCCGGTGATCGCGTGTTTCATTCGTTGTCGCCGAGGATATCCGCCATCAGGAGCGATCTGGCAGCGCTTACGGCCTTGCGGGACATGCCGTCGGGCACAATCAGGATCACGCTGTCTGATCATGCTTTGGAAACCATCGTTTGGCCTAAGCTAAAGCCGATACTGTCGAAATATCCCGACATCAAGATCGAGCTGAGCCGGGACAATGGCCTGCGCAACATCGTCGAGGATGGCTTCGACGCCGGCGTTCGGCTGGGCGAGAGCATCGAGAAAGACATGATCGCGGTCAGAATTGGACCAGACTGGCGAATGTTGGCGGTGGCCTCGCGAGAGTATCTTGCCGGTCGGTCGGCTCCCCAGCATCCGCAAGATTTAATGCAGCACGACTGCATCAATATGCGCCAGGCAACCGGCGGGGGGCTCTATACCTGGGAATTTGAGAAGAACGGGCAGGAACTTCGCGTCAGGGTGGACGGGCAACTCACGTTCAACACTTCTTATCCCATGGTAGACGCCGCCCTGGCAGGTCACGGCATAGCCTATTTGCCGGAAGATCTGGCTTCCGAGCATATCGAGGCCGGACGTCTGGTCGCGCTTCTTTCTGACTGGTCTCCGCCGTTTCCTGGTTACTATATCTACTATCCAAGCCGGCATCAGAACTCGCCGGCATTCAAGGTGGTGGTGGACGCATTGCGACATCAAAGATCGTAGTTGCGGTCACAAGTGTGTTTCGACCCACTTGCTCCATCTTGCCAGGGACTGGGGGCTGACGCCGCTTCGTCCCCTTTCGCCTTGCCTGCTGCTCGGTCCGAGGAAGATACCAGACGGCGATCGGGCGGCGGCGCCCGCGCACCCAGCGTACCTGATCTGGCTGCAGTCCCTCGACAACGGACGCAGGGTTCGAGCTTTGAGCTCGTGCCGCGGCGAGCAGATCTTCGCTGACTGCGAGTGACGTGCCGATCTTGCGCGTCAGCCGTTCGAGCCGGCTTGCAACGTTCACGGTGTCGCCCAACACCGTGTATTCCAGACGGCGCTCGTCCCCGATGTTTCCGACGATTACCTCGCCGTAGTGAACGCCGATGCCAACCTCAATCGCAGATTCGCCGGTGGTGACGCGCTGCTCGTTCCAGAGCCGGATCTGCTCCAGCATCTCGCGGGCGCATGAAAGCGCTCGCGCGGCGTCATCCGGCCGGGGACGTGGGGTGCCGAAGTGCACCATGATCTCGTCGCCGATATATTTGTCCACGGTCCCGCCATGGGCGAATGCAACCGTCGCGAGGCGCGCGTGGAACTCCTTCAGCAGTTTCACGAGATCCTCTGGTGGAAGCTGCTCCGATATCTTGGTGAAGTCCACCATGTCGGCAAACAGGATTGCGGCAGTCTGGAGCGAGGGCTCCCCGAAGCCGCTCGACACGCTCGACAGCTCGCGCACGATGTTTGGCGAAAAGTAGCGTGACAAGGCACTGCGCTGCGCTTCTGCTGCAACCTGCCTGCGCACCAGCCTGCGCGAGCGCCAAACGGAAATCGCAAGGATTACCGTGACGAGCACCAGGAACATGGTCTGATAGGAGAGATTGATCAGACTGACTGAGCGCGGATCGAGCACCAGCGCAATGATGTCTGCGTCACTCACCCCCCCATTCAGCAGATCGCTTCCATATGCGATCGAACTGGGCCGCGTGGCGACCCAGCAGTAGGCGATGTTCCAGACGACGATGGTGACCGCTCCGCTCCAAACAACCAGTGCTGGCGAGTAGCTGAGCGCCATGCTCACGAGGAACACCCCGAGATACAGGAAATTCGGCAGGCGAAGATTGAGCTGGGAGGTCCAGCCTTCGACGGCAAACGGCGACGGCGTCACAAAAATGTAAGTCAAGACCGCAGCATCGATGACGACGAACAACCATGTCGCCACTGTCGCATAGCGGCTGCTGCGCGCCAGGCCAAAGGAGAGTGCATTGAGCAGCCCGAAAGCCACGATGGCAATCACATACAGGCCTGAACGATCGAGCGGCACGGCAAGAAGCGCGCCCACGGCGAGCGTTCCGAGCGCAACCAGCCGGCCCCAGAACATGTAGGCGAGCCCCTCTTTTTCTTCCCGGTCGATAGCATCGCCGAGCGCCTCCGATGAGCCAGAAGGGCCGACCTTTTCACCTGCCAGGTGCCGTCGGACGCGACCAGAGAGAAGTGCCACACTTCGCAACGTTGTTCTCCGAAGCTGCAGCGCTGGCTCAAAAAGCGTTCTCATCGATCCTCTCGTGCGATTGTGCGGTTTGGTGGAGGTTGTTGGCGGTCAACGACCAAGCTGGAGGAGACTTTACCTTCGATTTGATCGCTCGATTAGAGCCGGAAAAGCGTATGCGCTTATGGAGTGGATCGATCAGTCGCCCGCTCCGACGTACGAACTGGCGCGCCTCAAAACAGCCTTGCCGGAGTTTGGATGGATGGTTCGGACGGCAGTAGTCTCGGCCCCGCTTTCCCTTCTGGCCACTACCGCAAGGCACTTATGAAATAGACCCATGACGGCAAGCGAACTATCAGAGGTAATCAGATGTCTTTCGACCATCTATACTGGTCGGCATCGA comes from the Sinorhizobium garamanticum genome and includes:
- a CDS encoding cyclophilin-like fold protein, whose translation is MKRPAPSITRRTLLDGSVVAAALPVLAWANKETSMKVRLGFAGHNVTATLYDNPSARDFASMLPLDLTFSDFPNEKIAYLPRKLNLEARGPFPNEAPGDLCYYIPWGNLAFFYGNYVSTRDLIRLGRIDGGVEPLLTRGEFPLHIERLS
- a CDS encoding MFS transporter — encoded protein: MTQVTYEKSLTSPVAAWGAVFSMALCVAVLIASEFMPVSLLTPIARDLVMTEGQAGQAISISGLFAVTTSLFIAGITRSVDRKIVLSSFSFLLVASGLIVAFAPNYTILMIGRALLGVAIGGFWSMSTAIVMRLLPQSAVPKGLAMLNAGNAIAATISAPLGSFLGDYIGWRGAFFFVVPLALIALVWQWLSMPSLPPRQRTASGNVFRLLKRRQVAMGMTAILLLFMGQFALFTYLRPFLESVSGYSVSALSMVLLLMGLAGVAGTWTISSLLATRLYSIVVVIPLVMAAIAAVLVAFASTKIAVAGLLIAWGFFGTAAPVGWRTWLSRVLHDDAEAGGGLQVAVIQFAITAGAAAGGFLFDWSGWWSSFALAAVLLVGSSAAAWTAWIDWHRSK
- a CDS encoding xanthine dehydrogenase family protein molybdopterin-binding subunit is translated as MNDMTPIAPEVLASENGKPFKVSRRGFLGASLGALVLGVTLPAGRTRALAAAPESVTPGSRVAAFLEIRPDSSVFFRSAFIEGGQGIFTAMAQIVGEELDVDPTNFVVEGAPPGPDYLLTGGGRFTGGSMSVRMSYDTMRKLGASARHMLLQAAAEKFGVPVSELSTEPGKVIHAASSRTIPYGEIADAAAGLPLPADVPLRDRANFRWIGKPFARLDARDKSTGKAKYSIDQKIDGMLYAAVQHSPRLGGEPESMQNEADVRGMPGFHSIHRLPGAVAVVATSWWRARRAVETLQVTWTDTASTASHPMPADFSSEAHMAKLKATSGDGVAFETEGDATGALAGATRVVEAVYDAPYLVHGQLEPPSALARWNEDESLELWLPNQAPEMFQGDAAKVAGIPPEKVIIHSPMLGGFFGRHFLYQTANPYPQAIQLAKAVGRPIKLLWSREEEFLRDALRPMAAVRFRGGLDASGTPVALSAVAVGEGPTGRWFGRQPDKVDSSAVEGIAGKVYAIPNRRVGQIHVDDPAIIGFWRSVGHSMNDFFYETFLDELADAGQQDPYELRHRLLAGSPRHRTLLEAVADLAGGWKRGPFVAEDGTRRARGVAMASPFGSEVATIAEVSLREGDIAVHDVWVAIDPGSIVNPAIIEAQMNSAVALGLSSALLEEVVYVDGMPQARNYDGYQILTPDRMPRVHVRIVESGAPMGGIGEPGLPGVPPAVANALSVLAGKRIRSLPLSKLELKEVDG
- the moaA gene encoding GTP 3',8-cyclase MoaA — protein: MNDRLNGQQSSYVKDARPTPLVDPFGRPVTYLRVSVTDRCDFRCTYCMAENMTFLPKKDLLTLEALARLCSAFIAKGVTKIRLTGGEPLVRKNIMSLVRELGKQVGTGLEELTLTTNGSQLVRFASELYECGVRRINVSLDTLDPDTFRRITRWGDYSRVMEGLDAAQEAGLKVKLNTVALKGVNDLEIPDILRFAHGRGMDLTLIETMPLGDIDEDRTDRYLPLTQVRAALENQFTLRDIPYETGGPARYIEVAETKGRLGLITPLTHNFCESCNRVRVTCTGTLYMCLGQNDAAELGAVLRAEDDAILNAAIDDAIARKPKGHDFVIDRSRSVLTVPRHMNVTGG
- a CDS encoding cytochrome c family protein; this translates as MKTLILASLASLIVTAIAAPAHSQATDAAPGERLFQQRCGACHQLATTRNGVGPHLQGVIGRSAGSIEGFKYSPALKGAGVTWTPETLETFLTSPGAMVRGTRMTQRFNNAEERRAIIEFLGSH
- a CDS encoding (2Fe-2S)-binding protein encodes the protein MELTINGTKHQVDIEPDTPLLWVLRDELGMTGTKYGCGLAQCGACTVLVDGQATRSCVTPVESVAGTEIMTIEAVADDPVGQKVVEAWVSNQVAQCGYCQSGQVMAATALLKQTPKPNDEDIAGAMVNLCRCGTYNSIAAAVRDAAQA
- a CDS encoding MBL fold metallo-hydrolase is translated as MYVVSAGPLDIGEPDKAFDAAHCDHGEVYELSSEGRIVVEQNVLAVRSQGRVAIFETGAPFRDTGSNPLHAGLVSAGFELDRIDAIIPTHAHLDHVGGIMAPAGHRNFRNAAIHLHASDVEFWLADERLGTRGEHSALVARRNLVPNLDRLEFHVDDQETFPNVTAMHTPGHTVGHTSFVIGSGNDFLFVVGDIVHHQCQLAHPRMKMLFDTDPDAGVETRVRMLEYLALRSMPAFFYHFPFPGLGYVERVGDGYRFSPLSDRKWG
- a CDS encoding LysR family transcriptional regulator, encoding MAREDFNDLLWFLAVAEERNFTKAAAKLGITQSTLSHTIKRLETRMGLRLLTRTTRSVALTEAGDRVFHSLSPRISAIRSDLAALTALRDMPSGTIRITLSDHALETIVWPKLKPILSKYPDIKIELSRDNGLRNIVEDGFDAGVRLGESIEKDMIAVRIGPDWRMLAVASREYLAGRSAPQHPQDLMQHDCINMRQATGGGLYTWEFEKNGQELRVRVDGQLTFNTSYPMVDAALAGHGIAYLPEDLASEHIEAGRLVALLSDWSPPFPGYYIYYPSRHQNSPAFKVVVDALRHQRS
- a CDS encoding adenylate/guanylate cyclase domain-containing protein yields the protein MGALLAVPLDRSGLYVIAIVAFGLLNALSFGLARSSRYATVATWLFVVIDAAVLTYIFVTPSPFAVEGWTSQLNLRLPNFLYLGVFLVSMALSYSPALVVWSGAVTIVVWNIAYCWVATRPSSIAYGSDLLNGGVSDADIIALVLDPRSVSLINLSYQTMFLVLVTVILAISVWRSRRLVRRQVAAEAQRSALSRYFSPNIVRELSSVSSGFGEPSLQTAAILFADMVDFTKISEQLPPEDLVKLLKEFHARLATVAFAHGGTVDKYIGDEIMVHFGTPRPRPDDAARALSCAREMLEQIRLWNEQRVTTGESAIEVGIGVHYGEVIVGNIGDERRLEYTVLGDTVNVASRLERLTRKIGTSLAVSEDLLAAARAQSSNPASVVEGLQPDQVRWVRGRRRPIAVWYLPRTEQQARRKGTKRRQPPVPGKMEQVGRNTLVTATTIFDVAMRPPPP
- a CDS encoding XdhC family protein, yielding MKNEFGLEVLPAPTRAFDADDPAELLAFAVESFRRGPVAIGTLVGIRGGAARALGSHVIIADDGRFAGYVSGGCVEAAVAFEALQAMREGRDRTVSFGDGSPFMDIVLPCGGGITVAIHILREIDNLELVLDHLKRRQRAALRYSPSKQSLVPVVAPRRAGWLGEDFISVYRPQTRVVISGQTLEAQSVARLAEVAGYDVVLLPINRADRIARQEIDAFSAVVVLHHDLEKEMLVLPIAMESPAFYIGALGSTRTHGRRIERLAALGHRVTGFSRLKAPIGMFGPARDSSSLALSVLADIAATRLATFE
- a CDS encoding zinc-dependent alcohol dehydrogenase family protein, which produces MLATVLHGKGDIRCEEVAEPRIQKPTDAIIKLAASCVCGSDLWPYRGLQPMSGPAHMGHEYCGVVVEVGDEVKTVKPGQFVVGSFCISDNTCPHCRFGFPSSCEQREFMSGAQAPFARIPLADGTLVATPEMPSDDLIPSLLAVSDVLGTGWYAADAARVQPGSTAVVVGDGAVGLMGVLSAKQMGAEKIIAMSRHKSRQDLALEFGATHIVSERGDEGVARIKELTGGVGAESVLECVGTQEAMTQAMNCARPGGHIGFVGVPHGVQIDGQNLFFAQKSLMGGPAPVRRYLPYLMDLVLNREINPGKVFDLEVPLADVAEGYRAMDERRAIKTLLRV